TGCAATTCTTATCGCCAGTATCGGACTGTTTGGCCTGGCAACTTTCCTGGCTCAGCAACGCACCAAAGAAATCGGCATCCGCAAGGTTCTCGGCGCCTCCGTTTCGCAACTGGTTATACTGTTGTCCAAAGAAATTACCTTGCTGGTTTTGCTGGCATTGGTTATTTCCATACCGCTGACCTGGATATTGATGGATAAATGGCTGGAAGATTTTGTTTACCGGGTAAATGTTCATCCCGGAGTGTTTCTGATGGCAGGAGTTATCGCGCTTGCCATTGCATGGATTACTGTCAGCTACCAATCTTTTAAAACGGCGCTTTCCAATCCGGTAGAAGCACTGCGGGACGAATAATCATGTTTGGACATACTGTAATAAGTCCTATATTCGGGAAAATCCAAAAAGCTTGAAAGTAGCGATTACAGGAGCAACGGGTCATATCGGGGCTAATCTTACCCGGCAATTACTGGAAAAGGGCATAAGCCCACGAATACTTGGCAGAAATGATCTCCGCGCAGTCGAAGGGCTGGATGTGGAGGTGATTAGCGGAGACATTATGGACCCGGCTTCGATAGACAGACTCGTAGCCGGTGCGGAGGTTGTATTCCATTTAGCTGCAAAAATTTCTATCACCGGAGACCCAGACGGATCGGTTTTCCACACCAATGTGGAAGGACCACAACATGTGGTAAATGCCTGCCTGAAAGCGGGCGTTCGCCGGTTGGTTCATTTTAGTTCGATCCACGCCTTTCAACAATCACCGATAGATGAAGCGCTCAACGAGTCCCGGACCAAAACAGGCCCAGAGGGATTTGCCTACGACCGGTCGAAGGCCGCGGGAGAAGAAGTCGTGCGAAAAGCCGTCGCATCCGGGCTGGAAGTCATTATTTTAAACCCCACGTCTGTCATTGGCCCCTACGACTTCAAACCTTCGTTTTTGGGTAGCGGGCTGTGGGATATTTATCACCATAAAGTTCCGGCCCTGCTTCGGGGGGGATTTGACTGGGTCGATGCGCGGGATGTAGCAGCAGCGGCCATTCAGGCCATGGAAAAAGGCAAAAGCGGCGAACAATACTTACTTTCCGGTCAGTGGCGCTCGCTGGCAGAAATTGCAGACATTTTGTGCAACCTTTACAACCGGCGCGCTCCACGCGTGGTTTTACCCCATATTTTTGCCCAGGCGGGACTTCCCTTTTTACAAGCTTTTACCGCACTTACCGGCAGCCCGCCACTTTTTACCAAAGAATCACTCGCGGCTTTACGCACAGGCAACCTGTTGATATCCAACCAGAAAGCACGTGAAGATTTGAGCTTTAACCCAGGGCCGATTGAAGACACCCTGAAAACAGCAATGGACTGGATGCTAAAAAACCATATATGACGATTTTCACCTTTGCCTGGATTATCATTGGCATAGCAATTTTTCCGGTCCTATTGCGGGTTACTGCGCCTTACGGACGGCATACTTCTCAAAGCTGGGGCCCCCTGATTCCCAACCGGGCAGGGTGGATCGTGATGGAATTGCCTGCGCTGGTCATTATGCCTGCACTGTTTGTCCTGGGAAATTCGCCCAAAACGCCGGTTTCATGGATTTTTCCGGCTCTCTGGATTTTGCATTATGTCAACCGCACCATCCTTTTCCCACTGAGAACCCATACAAAAGGAAAGGAAATGCCCCTGCTAATTGTTGTTTTTGCGATTTTTTTTAACATGGCAAATGGCGCGATTAACGGAACCTATTTCGGTAGCCATGCGGCGGCTTACAGGACAGAATGGCTGGCTGATCCAAGGTTTATCGGAGGAATGATTTTGTTTTTGGGCGGAATGGGGATCAACTGGCACTCAGACAATATTCTGCTGCATTTGCGAAAACCGGGGGAAACGGGATATAAAATTCCCTACGGTGGTTTTTTTCGTTATGTCTCCTGCCCCAATCTTTTGGGCGAAATCATCGAATGGACGGGATTTGCGGTACTTACCTGGTCGCTGGCGGGGTTTTCCTTTGCTTTATGGACGGCAATTAATCTTATCCCCAGAGCACTCGACCACCATAAATGGTACCTCAGT
The Bacteroidia bacterium DNA segment above includes these coding regions:
- a CDS encoding NAD-dependent epimerase/dehydratase family protein, which gives rise to MKVAITGATGHIGANLTRQLLEKGISPRILGRNDLRAVEGLDVEVISGDIMDPASIDRLVAGAEVVFHLAAKISITGDPDGSVFHTNVEGPQHVVNACLKAGVRRLVHFSSIHAFQQSPIDEALNESRTKTGPEGFAYDRSKAAGEEVVRKAVASGLEVIILNPTSVIGPYDFKPSFLGSGLWDIYHHKVPALLRGGFDWVDARDVAAAAIQAMEKGKSGEQYLLSGQWRSLAEIADILCNLYNRRAPRVVLPHIFAQAGLPFLQAFTALTGSPPLFTKESLAALRTGNLLISNQKAREDLSFNPGPIEDTLKTAMDWMLKNHI
- a CDS encoding DUF1295 domain-containing protein → MTIFTFAWIIIGIAIFPVLLRVTAPYGRHTSQSWGPLIPNRAGWIVMELPALVIMPALFVLGNSPKTPVSWIFPALWILHYVNRTILFPLRTHTKGKEMPLLIVVFAIFFNMANGAINGTYFGSHAAAYRTEWLADPRFIGGMILFLGGMGINWHSDNILLHLRKPGETGYKIPYGGFFRYVSCPNLLGEIIEWTGFAVLTWSLAGFSFALWTAINLIPRALDHHKWYLSHFPDYPKNRKAIIPHML